The sequence CAGGACGTTTCTTTAAGCCCCCTCGAAAACAAAACCGTGGCCATCATCGGTTACGGCTCACAGGCCCACGCCCACGCCCAGAACCTCAACGAGTCTGGTGTGAAAGTTGTGGTCGGTCTGCGTGAAGGCAGCCCCAGTGTGGAGAAAGCCCAGAAAGCTGGCCTGCGCGTGGAAACCATCGAGAAGGCTGTGCAAGAAGCCGACGTGATCATGCTGCTCATCCCTGACGAGCACCAGGCCAAAACCTACACCGAGAGCATCGCCCCCAACCTGACCGCCGGAAAAGCACTGGTGTTCGGTCACGGCTTCAACATCCACTTTGGACGCATCGTGCCCCCCGCAGATGTGGACGTGTTCCTCGTGGCCCCCAAAGGCCCCGGCCACATGCTGCGCCGCGTGTACGTGGAAGGCGCAGGCATGCCCGGCATCTTCGCCGTGTACCAAGACGCCACTGGCAACGCCCGTGAACTGGCTCTGGCCTACGCCAGAGGCATCGGCTGCACCCGTGCAGGTGTGCTGGAAACCACCTTCAAAGAAGAAACCGAAACCGACCTGTT comes from Deinococcus misasensis DSM 22328 and encodes:
- the ilvC gene encoding ketol-acid reductoisomerase; translated protein: MATMYYDQDVSLSPLENKTVAIIGYGSQAHAHAQNLNESGVKVVVGLREGSPSVEKAQKAGLRVETIEKAVQEADVIMLLIPDEHQAKTYTESIAPNLTAGKALVFGHGFNIHFGRIVPPADVDVFLVAPKGPGHMLRRVYVEGAGMPGIFAVYQDATGNARELALAYARGIGCTRAGVLETTFKEETETDLFGEQAVLCGGLTSLIKNGFETLVSAGYQPEIAYFEVLHECKLIIDLIYEKGFKGMRYSISNTAEYGDYVTGPKVVAAESRKAMEEALARIQSGEFARQFVAETEAGYPQMKQWRQEMDDHPLEVVGAKLRSMMPFISKKELEV